One window from the genome of Malus domestica chromosome 01, GDT2T_hap1 encodes:
- the LOC103448183 gene encoding phenylacetaldehyde synthase, with protein sequence MPSALDPVEFRRQGHMMVDFIADYYQNIEKYPVLSQVEPGYLRKCLPESAPDNPEPIESILQDVQKHIVPGLTHWQSPSFFAYFASNVSIAGFLGEMLSTGFNVVGFSWVSSPAATELESIVMDWLGNLLTLPKSFLFSGNGGGVIHGSTCEAIICTMVAARDQMLRQIGLDNIQKLVVYGSDQTHSALQKACQIVGINPNNFRVIKTTKSTLFALSPESLKLAISSDVEAGLMPLFLCATVGTTATTAVDPLDSLCQVAKYYGIWVHVDAAYAGSACMCPEFRHFIDGVEGANSFSLNAHKWLFTALDCCCVWIKDPSTLTSSLSTNPEFLRNKATDSKQVVDYKDWQIALSRRFRAMKLWLVLKSYGAVNLRNYLRSHVKMAMLFEGLVSTDRRFEVVVPRVFSMVCFRVSPSAAIIISDDEINVENHINEVNRKLLEGINASGHAFMTHAVVGGMYVIRCAIGVTLTEEKHIAMAWKLVQEHADAILMKNNI encoded by the coding sequence ATGCCTAGCGCTCTGGACCCTGTGGAATTTAGGAGGCAAGGCCACATGATGGTAGACTTCATAGCAGATTACTACCAAAATATAGAGAAGTACCCAGTCCTAAGTCAAGTTGAACCGGGTTATCTCCGAAAGTGCTTGCCGGAGTCTGCCCCAGATAACCCAGAGCCCATTGAATCCATCCTCCAAGATGTGCAGAAACACATTGTGCCTGGCCTGACACATTGGCAAAGTCCTAGtttctttgcatactttgctTCAAATGTTAGCATTGCTGGGTTTCTTGGTGAAATGCTTAGCACTGGATTCAACGTGGTGGGATTCAGTTGGGTATCTTCACCAGCTGCAACTGAGCTCGAAAGCATTGTCATGGACTGGCTTGGAAACCTGCTTACGCTTCCCAAATCTTTCCTTTTCTCCGGCAATGGTGGCGGTGTAATACATGGTAGTACTTGTGAGGCCATTATTTGCACCATGGTAGCCGCCAGGGATCAAATGCTAAGGCAAATTGGTCTAGACAACATCCAGAAGTTAGTTGTGTACGGGTCAGATCAAACACACAGTGCACTTCAAAAAGCTTGCCAAATTGTTGGTATCAACCCAAACAATTTCCGGGTCATCAAAACTACAAAGTCAACATTATTTGCCTTATCACCTGAATCCTTAAAATTGGCAATTTCTTCAGATGTTGAAGCTGGGCTAATGCCATTGTTTCTATGTGCTACCGTTGGTACAACTGCGACCACTGCGGTTGATCCACTGGACTCACTATGCCAAGTGGCAAAATATTATGGCATATGGGTTCATGTGGATGCGGCATATGCAGGAAGTGCCTGCATGTGCCCTGAATTTCGCCATTTCATTGATGGTGTTGAGGGTGCGAATTCATTCAGTCTTAATGCGCACAAATGGCTCTTCACTGCACTCGACTGTTGCTGTGTTTGGATTAAAGATCCAAGCACATTAACAAGTTCATTGTCAACTAATCCCGAGTTTTTGAGGAACAAGGCCACTGACTCAAAGCAAGTGGTGGACTACAAAGACTGGCAAATAGCCCTAAGCCGGAGGTTCCGGGCCATGAAACTATGGCTTGTGCTTAAGAGCTATGGCGCTGTTAACCTCAGGAACTATCTTAGGAGCCACGTCAAAATGGCCATGCTTTTTGAAGGGCTTGTTTCCACGGACAGAAGGTTTGAGGTTGTGGTGCCTAGGGTTTTCTCCATGGTTTGTTTTAGGGTTTCACCGTCTGCTGCAATAATAATTAGTGATGATGAGATTAATGTCGAAAACCATATAAATGAGGTTAATCGAAAGTTACTGGAGGGCATCAATGCATCAGGTCATGCGTTCATGACTCACGCTGTGGTTGGAGGTATGTATGTGATACGCTGCGCAATCGGTGTAACGTTGACGGAAGAAAAACACATAGCCATGGCCTGGAAGTTGGTTCAGGAGCATGCAGATGCCATcctcatgaaaaataatatataa
- the LOC139196986 gene encoding uncharacterized protein: MAQYNHSVVMHLGGTNKKIIDTETTDHVTSDPRVFDELCDYVRDPYITSANGAPSPVKGEGIISLTPTLSLVCALLIPDVICNLLSVGKLLDTLYCSTHFYPTYCYFQDIQTQKIIGHGKRIGGLYILTIEDTVVFDSNNHQALSAKVDGRHQIWLWHRRLGHPSFSYMKHLFPSLFRTCSDSKFQCETCVMAKSHRHSFPISDSKATLPFDLIHSDVWGYYSSDDYSVYTLTKWCVQMEESSNNGDCSLLDTPFDVLQKHVSLVSVSKLHPKVFGRIAYVHVYSHQQSKLDACALRCGEMGSEVQIRRDDMDDVLQAELGIEPIMLRDTEQSAIDSDRSLVIPETISTDDRSYMPNKLPISMSDELPSDDQLPAAGMSNALPDDGSSSDDSSNNLLQDDGIHEFNVKNNFLHGDLKEEVYMDLPPGIGTSPGRGVSHSDHTLFLKQQTGKLTALIIYVDDMIVSGNDQKEIQRLQKYLATEFEMKELDCKPVDTPIEQNHRLGLIPNQIPTHKEQYQRLVGRLIYLSHTRPDIAYAVSVVSQSVHSPSEAHMDVVTRILRYLKMALGRGLVFSKNSHLNVEGYTNADSAGSITDRQSTSGYFTFVGGNLVTWRSKKQKMVAISSAEAEFHVQHDQTKHVEIDRYFIKEKLDAGIIMFPFVGSEDQLDDVLTKDVSNSVFSNSLDKLSMRDIFAPT, encoded by the exons atggctcaatataatcatagtgttgttatgcatcttggaggaacaaataaaaagataatTGATACTGAGACTACTGATCATGtaactagtgaccctagagtgtttgatgagttatgtgactatgttcgtgatccgtatattactagtgcaaatggagcaccTTCCCCTGTGAAGGGTGAAGGCATTATCTCTCTTACTCCGACGTTATCATTGGTCTGCGCTTTACTTATTCCTGATGTTATATGCAATCTTTTGTCAGTgggaaaacttcttgataccttatattgttctACTCATTTCTACcctacgtattgttattttcaagacattcaaactcagaagataattggtcATGGTAAAAGAATAGGGGGTTTGTACATCTTAACTATAGAGGATACTGTTGTTTTCgattcaaataatcatcaagctTTAAGTGCCAAAGTGGATGgcagacatcaaatttggttgtggcatcgacgattgggacatccatcattcagctatatgaagcatctatttccttctttgtttcgcacttgtagtgattcaAAGTTCcagtgtgaaacatgtgtcatggctaagagtcatcgtCATTCATTTCCcataagtgattctaaagctactttgccatttgatttaatacattctgatgtgtggg GGTATTATTCATCAGACGACTACTCCGTTTACACCttaacaaaatggtgtgtccaAATGGAAGAATCGTCAAATAATGGAGATTGCTCGctccttgat acaccgtttgatgtgctacaaaaacatgtttctcttgtttctgtatcAAAACTTCATCCGAAGGTGTTTGGGCGTATTGCGTATGTGCATGTCTACTCTCATCAGCagagtaaacttgatgcatgtgctctCCGATGT GGGGAGATGGGGAGTGAAGTGCAGATTCgaagagatgatatggatgatgtgttacaggCAGAGTTGGGGATAGAACCTATTATGTTGCGTGATACTGAGCAGTCAGCTATAGATAGTGATCGGTCACTTGTCATTCCTGAAACTATTTCTACTGACGATAGATCATATATGCCCAATAAGTTGCCTATTAGTATGTCTGATGAATTACCTTCTGATGACCAGTTGCCTGCTGCTGGTATGTCTAATGCGTTGCCTGATGATGGTTCAtccagtgatgattcttctaacaaTTTGTTACAAGATgatggcatacatgag TTTAATGTTAAGAATaatttccttcatggtgatctcAAGGAGGAAGTTTATATGGATCTTCCACCTGGTATTGGAACATCTCCTGGAAGAGGTGTT agtcattcagatcatactttgtttctaaagcaACAAACtggtaagctaactgcattgattatttatgttgatgacatgatagtgaGTGGTAATGATCAGAAAGAGATACAACgccttcaaaagtacctagctactgaatttgagatgaaagaattgg attgcaaacctgttgatacTCCAATTGAGCAGAATCATCGTTTGGGCTTAATTCCGAATCAAATTCCTACTCATAAGGAACAATATCAGAGActtgtggggagattaatttatttgtctcacactcgccctgacattgcttatgcagttagtgtggtaagCCAGTCTGtgcactcacctagtgaagctcatatggatgtagtaacccgtattttgaggtacttgaagatggctcTTGGCAGGGGCTTGGTTTTCTCCAAGAATAGTCATTTGAATGTCGAAGGGTATACAAATGCAGATTCAGCAGGTTCTATTACTGATCGGCAatctacatctggatactttacgtttgtgggtggtaatttagttacttggagaagcaagaaacaaaaaatggTGGCTATATcaagtgcagaagctgagtttcatg tgcaacatgatcaaacaaaacatgtggagattgatcgaTATTTCAtcaaggaaaaattggatgctggaattattatgtttccgttTGTGGGATCTGAAGATCAACTCGATGATGTACTTACTAAAGATGTGTCTAatagtgtgttttccaactcgcttgacaagttgagcatgcgtgacatctttgcaccaacttga